A genomic region of Yoonia rosea contains the following coding sequences:
- a CDS encoding FtsX-like permease family protein, with product MTTTTLHALLSHWWRNPLQLFTLLAGLALATALWSGVQAVNAEARASYDAAAATLGEGQYDRLVRRDGQPMTQETYVALRRAGWLVSPVVQGRLDGVRIIGVEPLTAPGGVGPVSLQEGTDLTSFLTGEGQLFANAEVAEQLAELSIVVTPEAAPNTAVTDIGIAQRLLGKPNQIDSLIVLRSQPIGRPALDVVAPDLTMQPAQGGSDIAQLTDSFHLNLTAFGLLSFAVGIFIVNGAIGLAFEQRRPVVRTLRALGLPLRRLILLLGAELMLFALVAGVIGVALGYVIAALLLPDVAATLRGLYGADVSGTLQLRPSWWLSGMAIALGGTALAAGGALYQLAQMPLLAAAQPRALAMAAGRRAIWHGTAAAILLMLSGVLMFTATGMIGGFLLLGALLIGAALALPIILDRLLAFASSLARSVAAQWFWADTRQQLPGLSLALMALLLAMAANVGVSTMVSSFRLTFTDFLDQRLASELYVRTESDAQTAALIAFATPRTDIILPIQSADTEVAGQPTEVYGARDHATYRDNWVFLQQARDPWDSTFSGQTVLINEQLSRRANLMVGDEITLQGTAFAIAGVYGDYGNPIGQAVIGEGVFAALYPNIRPQSFGLRMDAEAVPDFVDALEAATGITATQTVNQAGIKAISLAIFERTFTVTTALNILTLAVAGFAILMSLLTLASMRVPQLAPAWAMGMTRQQLGRLELVRAVMLALLTAVVALPLGLALAWALLAVVNVAAFGWKLPMYLFPLDYARMGAFALLAAGLAALWPARRLARTPPADLLKVFSNER from the coding sequence ATGACCACAACAACCCTTCACGCGCTTCTGTCACATTGGTGGCGCAATCCGTTGCAGCTTTTTACGTTGCTGGCGGGGCTGGCGCTGGCCACAGCTCTTTGGTCCGGCGTGCAAGCTGTCAACGCCGAGGCGCGCGCCAGCTATGACGCCGCCGCTGCGACTTTGGGTGAGGGGCAATACGACAGGCTTGTGCGCCGAGACGGGCAACCGATGACCCAGGAGACCTATGTCGCCCTGCGACGTGCAGGTTGGCTGGTCAGCCCCGTGGTGCAGGGGCGGCTTGATGGCGTGCGGATCATCGGGGTCGAGCCACTGACAGCGCCGGGCGGGGTGGGGCCAGTATCGTTGCAGGAAGGAACAGACCTGACGTCTTTCCTCACAGGCGAGGGCCAGCTTTTCGCCAATGCCGAAGTCGCGGAACAGCTGGCGGAGCTCAGCATTGTCGTCACACCGGAGGCAGCCCCCAACACCGCTGTCACAGATATCGGCATCGCACAGCGCCTGCTGGGCAAACCAAACCAGATTGACAGTCTGATCGTCCTGCGCAGTCAACCTATCGGTCGCCCCGCGCTTGATGTTGTTGCCCCCGACCTGACCATGCAACCGGCCCAGGGTGGGAGCGATATTGCACAGCTGACCGATAGTTTTCACCTCAACCTCACGGCCTTTGGTCTGCTGTCTTTTGCGGTGGGCATTTTTATCGTCAACGGTGCCATTGGCCTCGCCTTCGAACAACGCCGCCCTGTGGTGCGCACCCTGCGTGCCTTGGGGCTGCCGCTGCGCCGCCTGATCCTGCTTTTGGGCGCGGAACTTATGCTCTTTGCCCTTGTCGCAGGCGTCATTGGCGTGGCGCTGGGCTATGTGATCGCGGCCCTGCTGCTGCCCGATGTTGCCGCCACATTGCGCGGGCTTTACGGGGCCGATGTTTCCGGCACACTCCAACTGCGCCCGTCGTGGTGGCTTTCGGGTATGGCGATTGCATTGGGCGGCACTGCGCTCGCTGCGGGTGGTGCGCTTTACCAATTGGCGCAAATGCCCTTGCTTGCAGCGGCCCAGCCCCGCGCATTGGCGATGGCCGCAGGGCGGCGCGCAATCTGGCATGGGACCGCGGCCGCGATTTTGCTGATGCTCTCTGGCGTGTTGATGTTCACTGCAACCGGCATGATCGGCGGCTTTCTCTTGCTGGGTGCGCTTTTGATCGGGGCGGCGCTGGCCCTGCCGATCATTCTTGACCGGCTCCTTGCCTTCGCGAGCAGCCTCGCAAGATCCGTCGCCGCGCAGTGGTTCTGGGCTGATACACGCCAGCAATTGCCAGGCCTGTCGCTTGCGCTGATGGCGCTGTTGCTTGCGATGGCTGCGAATGTCGGTGTTTCGACGATGGTCTCGAGCTTCCGCCTGACCTTCACTGATTTCCTCGACCAGCGATTGGCGTCCGAGCTTTACGTGCGCACCGAAAGCGACGCGCAAACCGCCGCCCTGATCGCTTTCGCCACGCCCCGCACCGACATCATCCTGCCGATCCAAAGCGCCGATACAGAAGTGGCCGGCCAACCGACCGAGGTTTACGGCGCGCGCGATCATGCCACCTATCGTGACAATTGGGTGTTCCTGCAGCAAGCGCGCGATCCGTGGGACAGCACCTTTTCAGGGCAAACCGTGTTGATCAACGAACAGCTCTCGCGCCGTGCAAACCTGATGGTTGGTGATGAAATCACGCTGCAAGGCACTGCCTTTGCTATTGCTGGTGTCTACGGCGACTACGGCAACCCGATCGGGCAGGCGGTGATTGGCGAAGGTGTTTTCGCCGCCCTCTACCCCAATATCAGACCGCAGAGCTTTGGCCTGCGTATGGACGCTGAAGCAGTGCCGGATTTTGTTGACGCGCTGGAAGCCGCAACAGGCATTACCGCGACCCAAACCGTCAACCAAGCGGGCATCAAGGCAATCTCGCTGGCGATCTTCGAACGCACCTTTACCGTCACAACCGCCCTGAACATCCTTACCCTTGCGGTCGCCGGTTTCGCCATTCTGATGAGCCTGCTGACCCTTGCCAGCATGCGCGTCCCGCAACTGGCCCCGGCGTGGGCCATGGGCATGACACGTCAACAACTCGGGCGGCTTGAACTTGTCCGCGCGGTCATGCTTGCTCTGCTCACGGCTGTCGTTGCCTTGCCGCTGGGCCTTGCGCTGGCATGGGCCTTGCTCGCGGTGGTGAATGTGGCGGCCTTTGGATGGAAGCTGCCAATGTATCTTTTCCCGCTGGATTATGCGCGCATGGGGGCCTTCGCGTTGCTGGCGGCAGGGCTTGCCGCGCTCTGGCCCGCCCGCAGGCTGGCGCGAACACCCCCTGCGGATCTGCTCAAGGTATTTTCCAATGAACGTTAA
- a CDS encoding lipocalin-like domain-containing protein translates to MNVKALFIALCLPMSALAQGFAGLGTEADGFSVPQPDPQFSFPADHGAHNEYRIEWWYLTANLEAADGTPYGLQWTLFRSALAPEAGEGWTAPQLWMGHAAVTTPDQHFVAERLARGGIGQAGVTADPFEAWIDDWALTGDWTTLRMTASAPDFAYDMALTAQGPLIFHGEGGYSVKSAAGQASYYYSQPFFAIEGTLQLPEGDVAVTGNAWLDREWSSQPLAENQTGWDWFSLSFDDGNKMMGFRLQQTDGQNFTSATWITPDGQTTPYTNGALVATPLATNDMGVPVRWHVELPAEGVDVTVAAINENAWMATSVPYWEGPVTVTGSHEGIGYLEMTGYE, encoded by the coding sequence ATGAACGTTAAAGCGCTTTTCATTGCTCTTTGCTTGCCCATGTCGGCGTTGGCACAAGGTTTTGCCGGGCTGGGCACCGAAGCCGACGGCTTTTCTGTTCCGCAACCGGACCCGCAATTCAGCTTCCCGGCCGATCACGGCGCACACAACGAGTACCGCATCGAATGGTGGTATCTGACCGCCAATCTTGAAGCGGCCGACGGCACGCCTTACGGGCTGCAATGGACCCTGTTCCGCTCTGCCCTCGCGCCCGAGGCAGGTGAGGGCTGGACCGCGCCGCAACTGTGGATGGGCCATGCGGCGGTCACAACACCCGATCAGCACTTCGTTGCCGAACGGCTGGCACGCGGCGGGATCGGTCAGGCGGGGGTGACGGCGGACCCTTTTGAAGCATGGATCGACGACTGGGCGCTGACAGGCGACTGGACCACCCTGCGTATGACAGCTAGCGCGCCTGACTTTGCCTATGATATGGCGCTGACGGCCCAAGGCCCGCTGATTTTTCACGGAGAAGGCGGCTATTCGGTGAAATCTGCCGCAGGGCAGGCGTCTTACTATTATTCGCAACCGTTCTTTGCCATTGAAGGCACCCTGCAACTGCCCGAGGGCGATGTCGCGGTGACAGGGAACGCATGGCTGGACCGTGAATGGTCTTCACAGCCTTTGGCGGAAAACCAGACAGGCTGGGACTGGTTTTCGCTGTCATTTGACGATGGGAACAAAATGATGGGGTTCCGCCTGCAACAGACCGACGGCCAGAACTTTACCTCTGCCACCTGGATCACGCCTGATGGACAAACAACGCCCTACACTAATGGCGCTTTGGTCGCGACACCCCTTGCCACGAATGACATGGGCGTGCCCGTGCGATGGCATGTGGAACTGCCTGCCGAAGGTGTCGATGTGACCGTTGCTGCTATCAATGAGAACGCGTGGATGGCAACAAGTGTGCCGTATTGGGAAGGCCCTGTCACGGTCACGGGCAGCCATGAGGGGATCGGATACCTGGAGATGACGGGCTATGAGTGA
- a CDS encoding pyridoxamine 5'-phosphate oxidase family protein — MSDWFETTDGIWDKLWGTLGRGVADAKHPARRPTFATVSPEGWPEARTVVLRSADRAAGIVTVHTDLFSDKIKSLRALPRAGLHIWDAKQNLQIRLQAEVTILSGAQTRELWDKIPDHAQQSYGVTPPPGQPIATALDYVKMPDPETFAVLECHVTTIDAVHLGTDHRRASFSRDRHWQGQWLSP; from the coding sequence ATGAGTGACTGGTTTGAAACCACAGACGGCATTTGGGACAAACTTTGGGGCACGTTGGGGCGCGGTGTCGCTGATGCCAAGCATCCCGCGCGCCGCCCGACCTTTGCAACTGTGTCGCCCGAAGGATGGCCGGAGGCGCGCACAGTGGTGCTGCGGTCTGCTGATCGTGCGGCGGGGATCGTAACTGTCCATACGGATCTCTTTTCCGACAAGATCAAGAGCCTGCGGGCCTTGCCCCGCGCAGGACTGCATATCTGGGATGCCAAGCAGAACCTGCAAATCAGGCTGCAGGCCGAAGTGACGATCCTTTCGGGCGCGCAGACCCGTGAACTTTGGGACAAAATCCCCGACCATGCGCAGCAATCCTACGGTGTCACCCCGCCGCCCGGTCAACCGATCGCAACAGCGCTCGACTATGTCAAAATGCCCGATCCGGAGACCTTCGCCGTGTTGGAATGCCATGTCACCACCATCGACGCTGTCCATCTCGGGACCGATCACCGCCGCGCCAGTTTCTCACGTGATCGTCATTGGCAGGGACAGTGGCTTTCCCCCTGA
- the selD gene encoding selenide, water dikinase SelD produces MNSIPLTRDLLLIGGGHTHALVLRKWGMNPLPGVRVTVINPGPTAPYSGMLPGFVAGHYTREELDIDLVKLARFAGARIIDGYATGIDKDAQTVAVSGRPSIAYDVVSVDIGITSAMPDLPGFTAHAIPAKPLGTFASCWDSFRASAKAPHIAIIGGGVAGAELAMAMSHALRDKSPTVHLLDRSRVLTALGYKARQKMIAALTANNIEITEDAEVTEIFAEGLVLRNGRTIRSDFTTGAAGAKPHDWIAQTGLDLHQGFIAVDANLQSSDPAIFAVGDCAHLRANPRPKAGVYAVRQAPILFANLRAVLSGGTLRPYKPQRDYLKLISLGAKSALAEKFGTAREGPLLWKLKDHIDRKFMDQFETLAPMGAPDLPRKTALGVKEALGDKPMCGGCGAKVGRAALQNVLTDHFGDDAAEVQAGQVMSTDHLRALTHDPVVMTRIAAVHALGDIWAMGAKPQAATASLILPRMSATLQERTMTEIMSTASEVFAKAGAKIIGGHSSLGDELTIGFTITGLTKAPVTLAGAQAGDKLILTKPIGSGTVMAAEMQGKAKGADVMACLDLMTQDQAAASVILSKAHAMTDITGFGLAGHLRGICDASGVGVTLDLDAIPLMHGALALSASGVRSSLFTDNRIGAGPIEGPVMELLFDPQTAGGLLAAVAPASADATLRKLHKAGYTASIIGEITADQVFRTQ; encoded by the coding sequence ATGAACAGTATTCCCCTGACCCGCGACCTTTTGCTGATTGGCGGCGGTCACACCCATGCGCTTGTGCTGCGCAAATGGGGCATGAACCCTTTGCCGGGGGTGCGGGTGACGGTCATCAATCCGGGTCCAACTGCGCCCTACTCAGGGATGTTGCCGGGGTTTGTCGCAGGGCATTACACCCGCGAAGAGCTCGATATTGATCTGGTGAAACTGGCCCGCTTTGCAGGTGCGCGGATCATCGACGGCTATGCCACTGGCATCGACAAGGATGCGCAAACCGTTGCTGTTTCAGGCCGTCCATCTATCGCGTATGACGTGGTGTCGGTCGATATCGGTATTACCTCTGCGATGCCTGATTTGCCCGGATTTACGGCGCATGCGATCCCCGCCAAACCGCTGGGCACATTTGCATCGTGCTGGGACAGCTTCCGCGCCTCTGCCAAGGCACCGCATATCGCAATCATCGGAGGCGGCGTTGCAGGTGCCGAACTGGCCATGGCCATGTCACATGCCCTGCGCGATAAATCCCCGACGGTCCACTTGCTTGACCGCAGCCGCGTCCTGACCGCGCTGGGCTATAAGGCGCGCCAGAAAATGATTGCGGCGCTGACCGCGAACAATATCGAAATCACCGAAGACGCCGAGGTGACCGAGATATTTGCAGAAGGTCTTGTGCTGCGTAACGGCCGCACGATCCGCAGTGATTTCACAACAGGGGCGGCAGGGGCAAAGCCGCACGACTGGATCGCGCAAACGGGCCTCGATCTGCATCAGGGGTTCATTGCTGTGGATGCGAACCTGCAGTCCAGCGACCCCGCGATTTTCGCGGTCGGGGACTGCGCGCATCTGCGTGCCAACCCGCGCCCCAAAGCAGGCGTCTATGCGGTGCGCCAAGCGCCGATCCTGTTTGCGAACCTGCGCGCCGTCCTGTCCGGCGGGACCCTGCGCCCCTACAAGCCACAACGCGACTACCTCAAACTCATCTCGCTGGGTGCAAAATCGGCGCTGGCCGAAAAGTTTGGCACTGCGCGCGAAGGCCCGTTGTTGTGGAAGCTCAAGGACCATATCGACCGCAAATTCATGGACCAGTTTGAAACCTTGGCACCGATGGGGGCCCCTGATCTGCCGCGCAAGACGGCACTGGGTGTGAAAGAGGCGCTGGGCGATAAACCCATGTGCGGTGGTTGCGGGGCCAAAGTGGGGCGGGCGGCGCTGCAGAATGTACTGACAGATCATTTTGGTGATGATGCCGCCGAAGTGCAGGCCGGACAGGTGATGAGCACCGATCACCTGCGTGCGCTGACCCATGATCCGGTGGTGATGACCCGCATCGCGGCCGTTCATGCGCTGGGCGATATTTGGGCGATGGGGGCGAAACCGCAGGCCGCCACCGCCAGCCTGATCCTGCCGCGCATGTCGGCCACCTTGCAGGAACGGACAATGACAGAGATCATGTCGACCGCGTCTGAGGTTTTCGCCAAAGCCGGCGCCAAGATCATCGGGGGGCATTCGTCACTTGGTGACGAACTGACCATCGGGTTCACGATTACCGGTCTGACGAAAGCACCGGTTACGCTGGCTGGAGCACAGGCGGGTGACAAACTGATCCTGACCAAACCCATTGGCAGCGGCACGGTGATGGCCGCTGAGATGCAGGGCAAGGCGAAAGGTGCCGACGTGATGGCCTGTCTTGACCTTATGACACAGGATCAGGCCGCAGCCTCGGTGATCTTGAGCAAAGCCCATGCGATGACCGATATCACTGGCTTTGGCCTTGCGGGGCACTTGCGCGGGATCTGTGATGCGTCGGGCGTAGGTGTGACGCTGGATCTTGATGCGATTCCGTTGATGCACGGCGCCTTGGCGCTTTCAGCATCAGGTGTACGATCTTCGTTGTTCACGGATAACCGCATTGGTGCGGGCCCGATCGAGGGGCCTGTCATGGAATTGCTGTTCGACCCACAGACCGCAGGTGGATTGCTGGCCGCTGTTGCGCCCGCGTCTGCCGATGCGACGCTCAGGAAGCTTCACAAAGCGGGCTACACTGCCAGTATTATCGGCGAAATCACCGCAGATCAGGTCTTTCGAACGCAGTAA
- the mnmH gene encoding tRNA 2-selenouridine(34) synthase MnmH has translation MPIEFTSLDAILNHGFDTVIDVRSPAEFAEDHIPGAINLPALSNEQRAQVGTIYKQISAFDGRKIGAGMVIRNVADHIDGPLMDKDGSWQPLVYCWRGGQRSGVFSSLLSEIGWRSQTVKGGYTTFRRLVKAGLYDVPLAHRFILLDGYTGTAKTEILPRLAARGVQVIDLEGLAGHRGSLLGGMPGGQPSQKAFETRLATALNALDPTRPVVIEAESSKIGRIVLPASVWAAMLAGPRIVIKAPMGARAGYLAKAYREVIEDPDVVAAKLAPLRRLRGHATVDRWIALSHAGALVDLSHALMVDHYDPSYAKSRRIDEREVLADVTAETLDDAGQERAADAIVRAVTAFERPDLR, from the coding sequence ATGCCCATTGAGTTTACCAGCCTTGACGCGATCCTGAACCACGGGTTTGACACCGTGATCGACGTGCGTTCACCCGCCGAGTTTGCCGAAGACCATATTCCGGGCGCAATCAACCTGCCTGCCCTGTCAAATGAACAACGGGCGCAAGTTGGTACGATTTACAAGCAGATCAGCGCATTTGACGGCCGCAAGATCGGGGCGGGCATGGTGATTCGCAATGTGGCAGATCACATCGACGGCCCGCTGATGGACAAAGACGGGTCTTGGCAACCACTTGTCTATTGCTGGCGCGGGGGGCAACGGTCGGGGGTGTTCTCGTCCCTTCTGTCCGAGATCGGCTGGCGGTCGCAAACCGTCAAAGGCGGCTATACGACGTTCCGGCGCTTGGTAAAGGCGGGTCTTTATGACGTTCCTTTGGCGCATCGGTTTATCCTGCTGGATGGCTATACCGGCACAGCCAAAACCGAGATTTTGCCGCGCTTGGCCGCACGTGGCGTGCAGGTCATTGATCTGGAGGGGCTCGCAGGGCATCGCGGGTCGCTTTTGGGGGGCATGCCCGGGGGGCAGCCATCACAAAAGGCGTTCGAGACGCGGCTGGCCACGGCACTGAACGCGTTGGACCCTACCCGCCCCGTGGTGATCGAGGCCGAAAGCAGCAAGATCGGGCGGATCGTGCTGCCTGCTTCTGTGTGGGCGGCGATGCTGGCAGGGCCACGGATTGTAATCAAAGCCCCCATGGGCGCGCGTGCGGGTTATCTGGCAAAGGCCTACCGTGAGGTGATTGAAGATCCTGATGTAGTGGCCGCCAAGCTTGCGCCGCTGCGCCGTTTGCGTGGTCATGCGACGGTCGACCGCTGGATTGCGCTGTCGCACGCGGGGGCTTTGGTCGATCTGTCACATGCGTTGATGGTCGATCACTATGATCCGTCATATGCCAAATCACGCCGCATTGATGAACGCGAGGTGCTGGCCGACGTGACGGCGGAAACGCTGGACGACGCAGGACAGGAACGTGCCGCAGATGCGATTGTACGGGCGGTTACTGCGTTCGAAAGACCTGATCTGCGGTGA
- a CDS encoding metallophosphoesterase family protein: MNPIYAVGDIHGQKQMLDHALALIAADGGDDARIVFLGDYTDRGPDSRAVIETLIAGRDAGRNWVFLKGNHDRFFTRFVRQGLQHDPRVASGISWLNTRLGGTTTLASYGIQAEMRFIIDRKSGLEFLKSCEGPDGKTDIAGLQKLAQRAVPAAHLEFLEALPLWHETDDLLFVHAGIRPGLPIAAQDPEDLLWIRSPFLESSEDFGKLVVHGHTALEHPQHFGNRVDLDGGAGYHRPLFPAVFEGRDCWILTGHGRVALTP; encoded by the coding sequence ATGAACCCCATCTATGCGGTTGGTGATATTCACGGCCAGAAACAGATGCTTGATCATGCGCTTGCGCTGATTGCAGCGGATGGCGGTGACGATGCACGGATCGTGTTCTTGGGAGATTACACAGATCGCGGCCCGGATAGCCGGGCCGTGATCGAGACCCTGATTGCCGGCCGCGACGCCGGACGCAATTGGGTTTTTCTCAAAGGCAACCATGACCGTTTCTTTACGCGGTTTGTCCGGCAAGGGCTTCAGCATGATCCGCGCGTTGCGTCCGGTATCAGCTGGCTGAACACCCGTCTGGGTGGCACCACGACGCTTGCGTCATATGGTATACAGGCCGAGATGCGGTTCATAATTGATCGCAAAAGCGGGCTTGAGTTTCTCAAGTCCTGCGAGGGCCCGGACGGCAAAACGGATATCGCCGGATTGCAAAAGCTGGCGCAGCGCGCGGTGCCTGCGGCGCATCTGGAGTTTCTGGAAGCCCTGCCGCTGTGGCACGAGACCGATGATCTGCTATTTGTCCACGCAGGTATCCGCCCCGGTTTGCCTATTGCAGCACAAGACCCTGAGGATCTTTTGTGGATCAGATCACCGTTTCTGGAAAGCAGCGAGGATTTTGGCAAGCTGGTCGTGCACGGGCACACCGCGCTTGAGCATCCGCAGCATTTTGGCAATCGCGTCGATCTGGATGGCGGTGCGGGCTATCACAGACCGTTGTTTCCGGCTGTGTTTGAAGGGCGCGACTGCTGGATTTTGACCGGCCACGGCAGGGTTGCGCTGACGCCCTGA